A stretch of DNA from Methylosinus sp. LW4:
CACATAGCGCGCATGACGCGCGATCTCCGCCGGCACGGCGGCGAAAGGCGAGGTCTTGCGCGCATGCGCCCGCAGAGCGACGCCGATCTGCGCGAGATCGCGATCGGCAAAGCCGGCGCCGACGCGGCCGCGATAGCGAAATTCTCCATCGACGAATTCGCCGAGCAGCAGAGAGGCGAAGTCCCGGCCCTTCTTCGTCGAAGGACGATAGCCACCGACGACGAACTCGTCGCGGCCGAGGCATTTGACCTTTATCCAAGCGCGCGTGCGCCGCGAGAGATAGGGGCGATCGACGCGCTTGGAGACGACGCCCTCGAGCCCCATGCGTCGGCATTCGGCGAGAAAGCGCGCGCCGGCGCCGATCACATGGCCGCTGTAGCGTATCGCCGCCGGCGGCTCGGCGAGCAGCGCGGCGAGACGATTCTTGCGCTCGAGCAACGGCGCATTGGAAACATTCTCGCCATCGAGCTCCAGCAGATCGAAGGCGTAGAAGACGAGCGCGCGCGGACGCGCCTCCAGCGTCTTCTGCAGCAGGCCGAAATCGCTGCGGCCATTCTCCTCCAGCGCGACGATCTCGCCATCGATGAGCGCGCTTCTCATCGGCAATTGCGCGGCGGCTTCCGCTATGCCGGGGAATTTCGCGGTCCAATCGAGGCCGGAGCGCGTGTAGACGCGGCACTTGCCGCCCGCCGTCGCGACGAGCGCGCGATAGCCGTCGAATTTGATCTCGTGCAGCCAGTCCTCGCCGGCGGGCGGCTCGGCGGCCTGCGTCGCGAGCTGCGGCGGACGGAATTTCGGCAAGCGCGGCGCGTGGGTCTCTCCATCGGCGATCTCGGCGAAGCTGCGGCCCGTCGTGACGCTGCGCGTCCATTCGCGCGCCGGATCGAGATCGGCGTCGGCCTGACCATCCTTCATTTTGACGAGCAGCCAATTTTCTTTGGGCTCTTTCGTGCGGCGCGGCATGCGCACCAGTGCGAAGCCGCCTTTCAGCCGCTCGCCTTCCAGCGTGAACTCGAGCTGTCCGTCGTCGAGGCCGCGATGCGGATCGCCCTTCGGCGTCCAGCGTCCGCGATCCCACAGCATCACCTCGCCGCCGCCATATTGGCCTTTGGGGATGGTTCCCTCGAAGCTCCCATAATCGAGCGGATGATCCTCCGTGCGCACGGCGAGACGCTTCTCGTTCGGGTCGAGGCTAGGGCCGCGCGTGACCGCCCAGCTCTTCAGCACGCCGTCCAGCTCGAGGCGCAGATCGAAATGCAGACGACGCGCGCGATGCTTCTGCACGACATAGGCGCCCTGCCCTTGCGCCCGCGCGGCGCCGCGCGGCTCGGCGGTGCGACGAAAATCCCGCTTGGCGCGATAGGCGGCTAGGCTTTCGTCCTTCGCCGCGAGCGGCCGCGCGCGGGGAGAAGCGGGATGAGCCGATGATGAGCGCGCCGATCGACCCAAATTTGCGCTCCTTTCGCGCTCACGCGCGCTTCTTGACCGCTCCCGTCTTCGCTGCGGTCTTGGCCGCCGCCGGCTTTGCGCGGCTCGCTTTCTTCGCCGGCTCGGCGGCGCGGGCCTTTTGCGCCGGCCGCGCCGCGCTCTCGCCGACGCTGCGCTTCAACGCCTCGATGAGATCGATCACCTTGCCGGGACCGCGACGCTCCTCCTCGCCCGTGGTGACGATCGCCTGTCCCTCGCGCTTGCGCTCGACGAGATCGCGCAGCGCCTCGGCGTAGGAATCCTTGAACGCTTTCGGGTCGAAAGGCGCGCTCTTGCGCTCGATCAGCTCGGACGCCAACGCCACCATCTCGGCGTCGCTCTCGCCTTCGCCGATCTCGGCGAAATAAGGCTCGTAGGCGCGCAGCTCATTGGCGTAGCGCAAGGTCTCGACGAGCAGGCCCTTGCCGAGCGGCGTCACCGCGACGATGCTCTCGCGCCCGCGCATGGTGAGCCGGCCGATGCCGATCTTGCCGGCGCGGCGCAGCGCCTCGCGGATCACCGCATAGCCTTCGGTCGAGACGTCGCCTTCCGGCGCGAGATAATAGGGCCGATCGAAGTAACGCGGATCGATCTCCTCGCGCCCGACGAATTGCACCAGCTCGATGGCCTTGCCGCTGTCGAGCTTGATCTCGTCCAACTCGTCCGGCTCCAGCACGACATAAGAATCGTCGCCGATCTCGAAGCCTTTGACGATATCGGCCGAGTCAATTGGGCCGACGCCGGGCACGACCTTCTCGTAGCGCACGCGCTTGCCCGATGGCTTATGGATCTGATGCAGCGTCGTCGCCTGGGCGCTCGATGTCGCCGCATAGAGCTCGACGCCGATGGAGACGAGCGAAAGCCGCAGATAGCCTTGCCAATAAGCGCGCGCGCGTGGAGCCATGAGGTCGGACCCTTTGCTGTTCGCGCTCTCATCTAGCGCCACGGCGCGCGCGGACGATGGCGGCGTTGAGCTCGCCGCCATAGATGAAGATGACTCCCGAGAAATAGAGGAAGACGAGCGCGATCATCGCCGAGGCGAGGCCAGCGTAGGTCAGCGCATAGCGCTCCGAGAAGGCCGCGAGATAGCGGCCGAAAGCAGCGCCTGCGACGAGCCACAGCAGCAGCGTCGCCAGCACGCCGGGAAGCATGTCCGCAAAGCGCCGACGCCCCGCCGGCAGCCAGGCGTGAATCGCGAAAAGCGTGAGCGCCAGAATGAGCGTCGCGACGCCATAGCGCGCCAGAGTGACCATCTGCTCGAAGGGCGCGAACCAATCGAGATAGCGCGCTGCGGCGTCGGTGATGAGCGGTCCGAGCACGACGAGAACGGAAAGCGCCAGCAGAGCCGCCGCGCTGCCGACAACATAGACGATCGATTCGAGCCGCAGCAGCCACCAGCTGCGCGTCTCCAGCGCCTCATAGGCGCGGTTGAGCCCGATGCGCAGGCTCTCCAGGCCGCTGGAGGCGAAATAGACGGCGAAGAGCGCGCCGAAGGTGAGATTGCCGCCCTGCGGCTCCGTCGCGACGCGCTTGATCTCTCGCGCGATCGGCGCCGCGACCTCCTGCGGCCAGGCGTCGAGCAGCAGCCGCCCCGCCTCGTCGGCGAGGCTCTTGGAGCCCATGAGGCCGGCGAAGGCCGTCACCACGATGAGGAAGGGAAACAGCGACATCAAGGTCGAGAGCGCGATATGACTCGCAATGGCGAAGCCGTCGCGCTCGACGAAATGCAGGAAGGCGTCGAGCGGAACGCGCAGCAGCGCGGGCAGGCGCGCCGCCCAAGGGGCGAGCGGCCCGAGGGCGCGCTGGAAAACGGCTTTCTCGACATCGTCCAAGGCGCCGGCTCCCCGCGCTGACCGCGCGAGGGAATATAGCGCCGCGCGGTCCGCGAGGCGGCAACTTTCGCCGCCGCGGCACGTTGACGATGGGAAGCGGCGGCGACGCTCCCGCGCCGCCGCCGCCGCCAGCTCGCTCAGACGCCGCGCCGCAGCACGCCGCCGACGAGGGCGACGATGAAGAGCACGATCGCCACCCAGAACAATATGCGCGCGGCGTCGATCGCCGTGCCGGCGACGCCGCCGAAGCCGAAGAAGGCCGCGATCAGCGCGACCACCAGAAAGACGACGGCCCAACGCAGAAGATCGCTCATCTCTTTCTCCCGAAACCGAGGATGATGGGTGATAACGCTGCCGCGCCGATCCGGTTTCCCGCCGAAAGGAGGCGCAGATGAGTCTCGGACAGAGAACGCAGCCCCGCCCCCGGCCCGGTGAGGAGCGCAGCTTCACCCTGAATTTCGGCCCCGTGCATCCGGCCGCGCATGGCGTGCTGCGGCTGGTGCTGGAGCTCGACGGCGAGGTCGTCGTCCACGCCGATCCGCATATCGGCTTTCTGCATCGCGGCACCGAGAAGCTGATCGAGGACAAGACCTATCTGCAGGCGCTGCCCTATTTCGACCGCCTCGATTATGTCGCGCCGATCAATCAGGAGCACGCCTTCTGCCTCGCCGCCGAGCGCCTGCTCGGCCTCGTCCCTCCGCGGCGTGCGCAGCTCATCCGCGTGCTCTATTGCGAGATCGGACGGCTGCTCTCGCATCTCCTCAACATCACCAGCTGGGCCTCCGATTGCGGCGCGCTGACGCCCAATCTCTGGGGCTTCGAGGAGCGCGAGAAGCTGATGGTCTTCTACGAGCGCGCGTCCGGCGCGCGCATGCACGCCAATTATTTCCGCTTCGGCGGCGTGCATCAGGATTTGCCGGCGGCGCTGATCGACGACATAGAGGCCTTTTGCGATCCCTTTCTCGCGACCTGCGACGATCTCGAAGGATTGCTCACCGACAATCGCATCTTCAAGGAGCGCAATGTCGATATCGGCGCCGTGACGCTCGAGCAGGCCTGGGGCCTCGGCTTTTCCGGCGTATTCCTGCGCGCTTGTGGCGCGCCATGGGATTTGCGCAAGGCGCAGCCCTATGAATGCTACGAGGAGATGGATTTCGACATTCCGGTCGGACGCCATGGCGATTGCTACGATCGCTATTGCGTGCGCATGGAGGAGATGCGCCAATCGATCCGCATCATGCGGCAATGCGTCCAGAAGCTGCGCGCCGCGGACGGACAGGGCGCCGTCGCCGTCCTCGACGGCAAGATCACGCCGCCGCGGCGCGAGGCGATGAAACGCTCGATGGAGGCGACGATCGAGCAGTTCAAGCTCTACAGCGAGGGAATCCACGTGCCCGCCGGCGAGGTCTATGCGGCGGTGGAGGCGCCCAAAGGCGAGTTCGGCGTCTATCTCGTCTCCCATGGGCTCAACAAGCCCTATCGCTGCAAGCTGCGCCCGCCCTCCTTCGCCCATCTCGCGGCGACCGACCGGCTCTCGACCGGCCATATGCTGGCCGATGTCGCCGCCATCGTCGGCTCGCTGGACATTGTCTTCGGGGAAATCGACCGCTGACAAGGAGGATGAAAATGCCGACCCTCGCAGAAAAGACGTCCCTCGCAGAAAAGAGCTGCACGCCCTGCCGCGGCGGCGTTCCGCCGCTCGGGCGCGCCGAGGCCGAGGCGCTGCTCGCCGCAGCGCCGGACTGGACGCTGATGGACGAGGCGCGCCGCATCGAGCGCGGCTTTCGCTTCGGCAATTTCCGCGAGGCGGCCGAATTCGTGCGCCAGATCGGCGAATTGGCCGAGGCCGAAGGCCACCACCCGGACATCGCCTTCGGCTGGGGCTATGCGACGATCTCGCTGCAGACGAAGAAGATCGGCGGCCTGCACGAGAACGACGTCATCATGGCGACGAAGATCGACCGCATCTTCTCGCGCCGGCAAGGACTGCCCGCCGGCCGCATGTGAGCGCCGCCCCCGCCTTTTCAAACGCCCCGCGCTCTTGTAGATATCGAGGCGAAGTCCCGGTAGCTCAGCAGGATAGAGCAACGGTTTCCTAAACCGTAGGTCAGGGGTTCGAATCCCTTCCGGGACGCCATGCGCGTCTCCCCCTCGCGGGGAAGCAAAAGCTCAAAGGCCCTTTTTTTCTGCGAAAGTCTTCGCCATCGCGCGAAAGCGTTCGAGGTTGTGAGGAATGTATTCCTGCGTATAAAATTCGCGCATATGGCGCTGCAGCTCGGGATTGTCGTGAACGCGCATGAGTATCCACGCGTAAAAAAGCTCTTTTTCATCACGGTCGGCGTGAGGCCGGAATGCGGACAAATGATCGATGACCAGATTGGCCTCGCCCACGATTTCATGGGCGCGACGATCGCCGATCCAAATTTCTTCGTGCAGAAAGCTCTCCCACCGAACGTCGGGCTGCTTCTTAAACAGGCGCACTTGGTGCTCGGTCGTGCTCTTGGCCATGCCGCGCAATGTCTCCGGCTCGTAATCGGCCGGAACGTCGCCGATCAGATTGTGACGAAGAATCTTGGCGGCGGTGGCGGCTTCCGGCGCCGATTCGAATGAGATCACATCGGCGTCGAGCGGAGCGAGAAGCTCATCCGCGTCGATATGGAGCACCCAAGGACGGGTCGTGGCCTCCGTCACCCGGTTGCGCGCATGGGCGAAGCCGTTGTCGAATAAATCGCTCCTGGGCTGAACGAGGACCTGCGCCCTGTCGCCATAGATATCGCGAACGATGTCGATCGTACGATCGGTCGACCCCATGTCGAGAACATGAATTCGCTGAAAATACGGCGCGAGCCTCAACAAGCACTTTTCCAGGAAAAGCTCCTCATTGAAGACAATCAAGCAGACATCGATTTCTCCCAAATTGACTGCGGTTCTGACCATCTACCGAATGTCCTTCGTCCACTTGGGGAGGAACGCTCGCCACTGGAGCGGCTGCATCTATTGGCGCCTGAATATCACGGCGCAAACGCGCTGAGAAGAGAACCCTCTCGGCGATGAGACTTCATAAAGGAGCCGGCAGCTTGCTGCGATGCAGCGAAAGACCTCACGAAAAATGCCGCTCCTTCATCAAATCCACCTCGAGCCGAGCTTGGAACAGCGTGGTTTCGATGTCGTCGGTGAGCGGCAGACGGAATTGGCCGACGCCCGAAATCGCGCTGCGCGGGTATTGATAGAGCAAGGAGGCGCCGTCGCTCTCGCCGCCGCCCCCACTCGTCGAGGCGACGCGTGGCGTCGACTGCAGCCGGTCGAAGGACGCCTGAATCGCGTCGAAACGGCGCAGCGAGTGTTCATGCGCCGCGGTGATATGGCTGAATATATGCTGGAGCCGATCATGCAGCGCCTGCGGGACGTCCGGCGATGGCATTTCCAAAGGCGATCTGTTCGGCTCGAGGTCGAAAGTCCCCAGCTGATATTGCGGCCGATCCGCCACCCGCACCTGCACCGAACGCATTTTCGCGCTCGGCGTCGCAAAGGCGGCCACCTCGCAGTCGAAACCATGAAGCCCATTGCCGCCGACCCGCTCGGCGATATCGTCCCGATACAGATTTGCCTTGGTCCTCTGAACCACCTCGCCGTCGAGCAGAATTTCGAGCACGACCGGCTCATTCCGCTTGGCGTCATAGATCCAGCCACGGACACGCTTGGCGCTCACCTCGTCGACGACGCCGGCGAGACTGCCGCCGAAACGAAGACTATGCGCGGCGACTTCCCTATCGCGAAAAGTACGAACGGCAATCATCCGCCCCAGCCATTCGATCAATGTCATGCCGCTCTCCGTAGCTCTCGGCGAATGAAAAACGAATTTGCCAGAGACAGTCAAGATTGCGCGTGGGCGCGATCAGAACTGCCGATAGGTGTGCTCGCCATCCAAGAACTCGAAAATGCGGCGCGCGCAATCGTTCCACGACGGCATAGCGATTCCTTTCGAGGGTATAGGCCCGCTCGCGAGTTGCTCGCGCACGGCGGCCGCGAGGTGCGAGGCCGAGCCGGCCGAAAAATAGCGCGCATGCTCGCCGCCGAGCTCGGCGAAGACCGGAAGGTCGCTGAGCAGGAGCGGCGAACCGAAATGCGCCGCCTCGTATATCGGCAGGCCGAAACCTTCCGCGATCGAGGCGACAATGGTCGCCGTCGCGCTCTGATAGAGCCGCGCGACGTCGGCCTCTGGCATGAAGCCGAGGTAGAAGAAGCGCTTTCCCTTCTCGTCATGGCTGTCGAAGCGTCGCAGCAGCTCGTCGACGCTCCAGCCGGCCTTTCCGACGAAGACCAGCGTCGCATCGACGCCCGACGCCCATAGCCGCTCGAAAGCGTCGAGAACATAATCGTGCCCCTTGCGCGGCTCGATCGTGCCGACCATCAAGAACAAATTCTCGCGATCGGCGAGATCGGCGGTGACCGCTTTGACCGGAGCCGACGCTTGCGCCTTCGACGCGAAATCGGCGCCGAGCCGCGCGTAGCCGATGCGCAACCCCGGCCGTGGCGTGATCCCGCTGCCTTCGACCCACTCGATGAGACCATCGGCTCCGCTCTGCGATGTGCAGATCAGCCCGGCGCCTTTCTCGAGCAGCAGCGTCAGCCAGTTCGTGACCGAAATTTTTACATGGTCGAGAAACAGATCGGGATGTTGCAGCGGCAAGATGTCGTGAACGAGTCCGAACGCCGCGCCGCCGATCTGATCGAGACGATCGATCGGCTCACGCATCCAGTCGGCGAGATG
This window harbors:
- the ligD gene encoding non-homologous end-joining DNA ligase — translated: MGRSARSSSAHPASPRARPLAAKDESLAAYRAKRDFRRTAEPRGAARAQGQGAYVVQKHRARRLHFDLRLELDGVLKSWAVTRGPSLDPNEKRLAVRTEDHPLDYGSFEGTIPKGQYGGGEVMLWDRGRWTPKGDPHRGLDDGQLEFTLEGERLKGGFALVRMPRRTKEPKENWLLVKMKDGQADADLDPAREWTRSVTTGRSFAEIADGETHAPRLPKFRPPQLATQAAEPPAGEDWLHEIKFDGYRALVATAGGKCRVYTRSGLDWTAKFPGIAEAAAQLPMRSALIDGEIVALEENGRSDFGLLQKTLEARPRALVFYAFDLLELDGENVSNAPLLERKNRLAALLAEPPAAIRYSGHVIGAGARFLAECRRMGLEGVVSKRVDRPYLSRRTRAWIKVKCLGRDEFVVGGYRPSTKKGRDFASLLLGEFVDGEFRYRGRVGAGFADRDLAQIGVALRAHARKTSPFAAVPAEIARHARYVAPRLVVEIDYTERTKEGLLRHPTFIGLREDKPASEVSSPMPCNPRPHAEEVAKRPSRSTRARSSSQRMTAPPSFETRPAAAPQDEGAFTTMPREQKRGRR
- the ku gene encoding non-homologous end joining protein Ku codes for the protein MAPRARAYWQGYLRLSLVSIGVELYAATSSAQATTLHQIHKPSGKRVRYEKVVPGVGPIDSADIVKGFEIGDDSYVVLEPDELDEIKLDSGKAIELVQFVGREEIDPRYFDRPYYLAPEGDVSTEGYAVIREALRRAGKIGIGRLTMRGRESIVAVTPLGKGLLVETLRYANELRAYEPYFAEIGEGESDAEMVALASELIERKSAPFDPKAFKDSYAEALRDLVERKREGQAIVTTGEEERRGPGKVIDLIEALKRSVGESAARPAQKARAAEPAKKASRAKPAAAKTAAKTGAVKKRA
- a CDS encoding YihY/virulence factor BrkB family protein; its protein translation is MDDVEKAVFQRALGPLAPWAARLPALLRVPLDAFLHFVERDGFAIASHIALSTLMSLFPFLIVVTAFAGLMGSKSLADEAGRLLLDAWPQEVAAPIAREIKRVATEPQGGNLTFGALFAVYFASSGLESLRIGLNRAYEALETRSWWLLRLESIVYVVGSAAALLALSVLVVLGPLITDAAARYLDWFAPFEQMVTLARYGVATLILALTLFAIHAWLPAGRRRFADMLPGVLATLLLWLVAGAAFGRYLAAFSERYALTYAGLASAMIALVFLYFSGVIFIYGGELNAAIVRARRGAR
- a CDS encoding DUF1328 domain-containing protein, which translates into the protein MSDLLRWAVVFLVVALIAAFFGFGGVAGTAIDAARILFWVAIVLFIVALVGGVLRRGV
- a CDS encoding NADH-quinone oxidoreductase subunit D yields the protein MSLGQRTQPRPRPGEERSFTLNFGPVHPAAHGVLRLVLELDGEVVVHADPHIGFLHRGTEKLIEDKTYLQALPYFDRLDYVAPINQEHAFCLAAERLLGLVPPRRAQLIRVLYCEIGRLLSHLLNITSWASDCGALTPNLWGFEEREKLMVFYERASGARMHANYFRFGGVHQDLPAALIDDIEAFCDPFLATCDDLEGLLTDNRIFKERNVDIGAVTLEQAWGLGFSGVFLRACGAPWDLRKAQPYECYEEMDFDIPVGRHGDCYDRYCVRMEEMRQSIRIMRQCVQKLRAADGQGAVAVLDGKITPPRREAMKRSMEATIEQFKLYSEGIHVPAGEVYAAVEAPKGEFGVYLVSHGLNKPYRCKLRPPSFAHLAATDRLSTGHMLADVAAIVGSLDIVFGEIDR
- a CDS encoding 4a-hydroxytetrahydrobiopterin dehydratase, with amino-acid sequence MKMPTLAEKTSLAEKSCTPCRGGVPPLGRAEAEALLAAAPDWTLMDEARRIERGFRFGNFREAAEFVRQIGELAEAEGHHPDIAFGWGYATISLQTKKIGGLHENDVIMATKIDRIFSRRQGLPAGRM
- a CDS encoding glycosyltransferase, with the protein product MVRTAVNLGEIDVCLIVFNEELFLEKCLLRLAPYFQRIHVLDMGSTDRTIDIVRDIYGDRAQVLVQPRSDLFDNGFAHARNRVTEATTRPWVLHIDADELLAPLDADVISFESAPEAATAAKILRHNLIGDVPADYEPETLRGMAKSTTEHQVRLFKKQPDVRWESFLHEEIWIGDRRAHEIVGEANLVIDHLSAFRPHADRDEKELFYAWILMRVHDNPELQRHMREFYTQEYIPHNLERFRAMAKTFAEKKGL